GCATTGTGAGGCCAGGCCGGTGGGGACGTCGAGCGGACCGGCGTGTGTGCCGTAGTCGCCAACTCCATTGGCATTCAAGCCGATACAAAACGACGGCATCGCCTTGTAGAAGAATCCGTTGTAGTGATCCGGAGAAAAGATGACGACGAGCTCGGGATCGTAATCGCGCACGAATTCCCGGGCCTGCGCGATGGCACCCTCGATGTCGTCAAGCAGGACCCGCGACGGCCCCGGAAGATTCAGGAGCGGGCTGTGGGACATACAGCACAGAGCCATTGCCACTGTCGACATCACCCCCTCCCGGGACGAGCGTGAGGGCATCAAGCAGCGACGCGCTGAGTTCGGGAGCGAGTTGAGCGATGCAGGCAGCCGCGATGCACCGATCGGGGCGCAGGAACACCACCGACTCCTGATGCACGTCGAACCAGGACTTGAGCCCGCCGGTGCGATCGCCCACGACGACGACATCCGGATCGTCGTGTCCGGTCCAGTGCAGCTGAGTCGACGGCCGCAGCGCAACAAAGCGGGCGCCCAACGCCTTCCACTTCGCGAAGGCCGCATCACCGAGAATCTTGCGCGGGTTGTTGTTCCAGCACAGCACGCCGAACCAGGGGCCCAGCACATCGTCCAAGAGCACGTCCTGCTGAGTACGGGTGTCCACCCGGGGCTGGATGAACAGCGTGCCCACCGGCGATTCGGTCCCGTGCGGCGCTTTGGGATTCACCGAGTGCACGACGGCCCCGTACTCGTAGCGCGGCATCGGCTTGAATCGCATCTCCAGCACATACCGCTTGAGAGTGGGCACAATTGACGCCGACCGCACCAGCACATCGCGCGCCGTAGCGACGCGACGGTTGGTCGGCGAGATGACGCGACCCACCATCGTGGAAAGGTCGATCATGGCCCGCGCGTGCTTGCGGCGTTCCATGTCGTAGGTATCCAGCAATTTATCGCCGGCCCGGCCGCTGACCACCGCCGCCAGCTTCCAACCCAAGTTGGCCGCATCCCGGATACCGCTGTTGTAGCCCTGCCCCTGCCACACCGGCATCAGGTGCGCCGCATCGCCGGCGAGCAGCAACCGGCCGCTGCGGAACGCACCGGCGATTCGCGAGTGGTGGGTGTACACCCGGCGCCGGATCACGTCGACCCGATCGGGCTGCGGCACCATGCGCGCCAGCATCTGCTTGAGGAACACCGGGTCCTCGGCCTGCTCGTCGGTCTCGTCGGCGTGAATCATGAACTCGAAGCGCCGAATTCCGTGCGCGATCGAAATCGAGGCATATGGACGTTCGGGATCGGCGCCGACTTCACTGTTCGGGTGGCCCAGCGGGTCGTTGGCGATGTCGACGACCAGCCAGCGCGTCGACGATGTCGTCCCGTCGAACGACACACCCATCATCCGGCGGGTCATGCTGCGACCGCCGTCGCAGCCGACGACGTAGCGCGCCCGCACGGTAGTGCTGCCACCGTCGCCGCCAAGCTCAACCGTGACCGCGTCGTCGACTTCCGCACAGGTAGTCATCGGCCGGCTCCAACGAACCTCGACGCAGTCGAATCTGTCCAAACCGACCAGCAATTCGGTGTCGACGAGAGGTTGGACGAACCCGTTGCGCTTCGGCCACCCGAAACGCGCGTCGGGAGGCGCCATTTCGGCGAGTACCCGGCGCTTGCCGTCGACGAAGCGCAGGATCTGGTTCGGAACCGTATGCGGCAGGACGCGATCGACCAGACCGATCGACTGAAACGTACGCAGCGACTCGTCGTCCAAGCCGACCCCGCGGGGGTAGTCGATCAGGCTGTCGCGTTCGTCGACCAACAGCGTTCGGACACCTTGGGCGCCAAGGATATTAGCCAGCGTCAGGCCGACCGGGCCCGCGCCGACGATGACAACGTCGACGTCTACCTCATCGGCCTGGTGCCCGGCGGCTGCCATCAGCGCCCCAGCAGAAAGTCGAGATGCAAGCGGTTGAAGGTCTTGGCGTCCTCGTATTGCGGCCAGTGACCACAACCGGGCATCACCTCGAACCGCGCGCCCGCGATCATCGACGCCATGCGGCGCCCCTCGGTTACGTCGGCGGTGGGGTCGTCACTGGTCCACAGCACCAGCGTCGGTGCGACGATCGACCCGTATTCATCCGGACCGAGGATGTTGCGGGCGCGAATCTCGGGGTCCTGCAATGCCATGATGTCGCTCATCGCGGAGACGAATCCTTGTTGGCGATATACGCGCTGGCGGCTGGCGACCAGGTCGTCGTAATCCTTGGACTTGTCGGCCATCAGCCATTTGATGCGGGCTTGCACCGTTTCCCAGGTCGGGTTCTCGGCGGCCGCCATGGACAGCGTGATGATTCGCTGCATCACCACGGGATCGGCCTGAGAGCCACCGGCGGTGTTAAGGACAAGTCGCTCAACCACATCCGGATGGTCGACCGCGGTGCGGGCTGCCACCCAGCCCCCGAGCGATTCGCCGCTGAGGTAAGCACGGTCCACACCGATGGTGCGCAGCACGGCCATCAGATGCTCGACATAATGGCTGACTTCCAGCGGGTGGCCCGGCTTGTCGGTGTACCCGTGCCCCAGCATGTCGATCGACCAGGTCCAGAAATGCTCGGCGTGCGCGCCCAGATTGCGCACGTAAGCCTCGGCGTGGCCACCGGATCCGTGCAGCAGCATCAGCACCGGCTTGCCCGGGTCGCCGGCGCGCAGATAGCGGGTCTTGACGCCCCCGGCGTTGAGATAGCCCTGCTCAAACGCGACACCCTGAAGATCGCTCCAGATGCTTTCGAACTCGGCCACGGCGCCTCTCTGCCCACTACTGGTGGAAATCTGGTTCTCGTTTTAGACTTATCGAGTGTGCGAATATCGCACACTAATGTGCGTTATATATTAGAGCTTCGCTCTCACATGGAGGTATGTCAAGGCTGTGACGGGTTCGGGTACCGGCTCGCAGACGCTGGCCAGGGGAATCACGGCGCTGCAAATGGTCGCGGATTCTCCGACCGGGCTGACCGTGCAGCAGCTCGCCGACCAGGTCGGGGTGCACCGGACCATCGCGTATCGCTTGCTGTCGACACTGGCGCAATTCCGCTTGGTAGCCAAGGGAGAAGACGGGCGCTACCGGCCGGCCGCCGGCCTCGCGGTGCTCGGCGCGTCGTTCGACCGCAATGTGCGCCAATTGAGTCTGCCTACGCTGCGTGCTCTGGCCGACGAGCTGGGCACCACCGTGTCCCTGCTCGTCGCCGAGGGTGACCAACAGGTGGCGGTCGCGGTGATCGTGCCGAGCCACGTCGCCTACCAACTGTCCTTCCACGAGGGCAGCCGGTATCCGCTGGACCGTGGCGCGGCCGGAATCGCCTTGCTCGCAAGCCTTCCCCCGCGCCCGGGTGAACGGGACCTGGTGTCGCGAGCGCGCGAGCGTGGCTGGGTGAGCACCTATGGAGAGATCGAACCGAACACCTACGGCCTGGCCGTGGCGGTCCACCGCCCGGCACCGTCCCCGCCGACCTGTATCAACCTCATCTCCCATCGCGAAGATGTCGTGCTGCGCGGCAGGGATGCGGTCGTCAAAGCCGCGAAGCAGTTATCCGAGCTGCTGAGCTGAAGGGATAGCAGTTGATGTTGTGGGATTCCGAAGTCGACGTCGTCGTACTCGGCACCGGCGGCGCCGGGCTTACCGCCGCACTGTCGGCGGTGGCCGCCGGCGCCTCGGTCGAGGTGTACGAGAAGGCCCCGACCGTCGGCGGCACCACCGCGGTGTCGGGTGGCGTGGTGTGGATCCCCGCCCATAACCGTTCTCCCGAGGGCAAATTGACCGAAGACGATGCGCTGCGGTACCTGCGCGCGCAGTCCCACGGCACCATGGACGACGCTCTGGTCGAGACTTTCGTGCGGACCGGCCCCACGATGCTGGAATTCGTGGAGGGACACAGCGGCCTGCGCTTCGAAGTCGCCACCGGTTTCCCCGACTACCGCCCGGAGCTGCCGGGCGGACAGCCGACCGGGGGTCGGTCGCTGAGTGCGGGGCCGTTCGACCTGAACCAGCTCGGCGACTGGGCCAACCGGATCACGTCGTTTCCGGCCGACTGGTCCAACGTCGGTATCGATGCCGAGACCCGGGCGCGCCTGCACGTGACGATCGACGAAGGCAGCGATCTGTGCGTCGCCGGCACCGCGCTGATCGCGGGGCTGCTCAAGGGATTACTCGACGCCGGGATCACTCCGCAGACCAATGCCCGCGCCGAGGAACTCATTGCCGAGGGCGGTGAGATCGTCGGGGTGCGCATCGCGCTGCCCGGACGGACCGTCCAGGTGCGTGCGCGCCGCGGAGTCGTGTTGGGTGTCGGCGGTTTCGAATGGGATCCGGGTTTGGTGCAGGCCTTCCTGCGCGGCCCGATGCACGGCGCCGTATCCCCGCCGAACAACACCGGCGACGGGCTGCGCATGGCGATGGCGCACGGCGCGGATCTGGCTAACATGGGCGAAGCCTGGTGGGTCCCGATCGTGCAAATCCCCGGCGACACCATCGACGGCCGGCAGCGCAGCCGCAGCGTGCGACTGGAGCGGACTCGGCCGCGCAGCATCATCGTCAACCAAGCGGGGCACCGATTCGTCAACGAGGCATGCGATTACAACTCGATGGCGGGCGCGTTCCACTACCTGGATCCCCGAGGTGGGTATGTCAATGACCGCGGGTGGATGGTGTTCGACTCAGTTCACCTGCAGCGCTATGGATTCCTGGGTATCGCTCCCGGGGAACCGGTTCCGGACTGGTTCTGCGAGTCCGCGGACCTGAGCGAACTGGGCGCCAAGACCGGCATCGACGCCGACGGTCTGATCCACACGATCGACGATTGGAACCGCCATGTCGCGCAGGACGCCGATCCCGACTTCGGCCGCGGCTCCAGTGCGTACGACGGCTATTGGGGCGACGACACCGCCACCACGGCTGCCGGAAAGACACTGGGCCCGATCGACACCGCACCCTATTACGCGGTGCCGGTGAGCATCGGCGCGATGGGCACCAAGGGCGGTCCGCGCACAGACCACGACGGCCGCGTGCTCCACGTTAACGGGGAACCGATACCGGGCCTGTTCGCCGCGGGCAACACGATGGCCGGCGCGACCGGCCGGGCCTACGGCGGTGCTGGCGGAACCATCGGTCCGGCAATGGTTTTCGGCTACCGCGCGGGCTACGCCGCCGCCACCGGGAAGTCTGTCGACCTGCAGTAGCCGCGGCCGTGCCGGCTCACGGGCGCAGCGGCACTTCCACGCAAATGTGAGTTCCCACCGGGGTATCGAGGAAGACGAACACTCCGCCGGCGGCGTCCACCCGGGCCCGGTGCGACGCCAGCCCGATGTGGCCCTGCCCCAGTCGGCGTGCCATCGTCTCGGTGTCGAATCCCACACCGTCGTCGACGACGTGCAGCACACACCGGTGATCGGTGACTCCGAGCGTGATCGATGCGTGACGGGCTTGCGAATGCTGCACCACATTGGATACCAATTCGCGCACCACGCCGAAGACGATCGGGTCGATCTCGTTGCGATTCGGGTAATCGATGTCGGTAGAGATCTCGATCCCCGAACGGTGCGACGTATCGGAGGCCAACTGTTGCACGGCAGCGCCCAGACCAACCTGCTCCAGGACGGCGGGGTGCAGCTCGAATGTAGCCTGCCGCAGGCTCTGTGACGCGATTTGCAGACCGGCCAGCGCACGCTCGACGCGCTCGTCGCCGGGCAGCGCAGTCTCCAGCTCGACGATTTCCTGGCGCACCGCCAGGATGTCTTGCAGTGGTCCGTCGTGAATGGTTTCCGAAATCCGGCGCTGCAGCACGTCCTGGGCGGTCATCGTCTGCGCGAGCAATTCCTCTCGCAGCACGCTCAGGCCGGCCACCGAGCGGGTGTGCCGGTCCGCGATGCGGACGGCCATGTACGCGGTGGCGCAGAGGAACCCGTACAGCACGAAGCGGAAAGTGGCCTCGAACAAGCCGATCGAGCGAAGCATCTCCGGGTCCTGCAGCACCGCGATCGCGAACCCCACCATGGAGAAGATCAGCACCACCGCGGCGCGTCGCGACGAGACGTCGAGGCCTAGCAGGATGGGCAGCATGGTCATGATCAGCAGCGGATAGATCCCGTCGGTGGACAGCAACTGAAAGACCGTCAAGGCGACAACATCGACGACGGTGAAGGCAACGGGTTCCAGCCGGCCCAAGGCAATCCTTTGATGGAACGGGGAAAACGCCAGCGCCATGGCGCACAGGGCGACCACCGCATACGCGACGATCAATACACCCTGTTGCCGCCACTCGGATCGGTTCGTACCGATGATCATGGCGGCGACCATCAGTCCCACCACACCAATCCGAACCACCGACGCAATGCGATACGAGCGCAGCTGGTGAACCCTGCGAACTCGATGCAGTTCCGCATCGCTGGTATCCGCCACGCGAACACAATATTCATCGGTGCTCGCTGCCCGGAGGCTAAATGGCAAAACCGGCATCAGGTTCTCCGTCGTGGCAATCTGCGCTGGTGCGGCAAACCGCTACACTGTCCGCCATGACCGGCGGAGCAACGCCCGAGAAGGTCCGCGTCGTCGTCGGCGATGACCACCCGCTGTTCCGTGAAGGGGTAGTGCGCGCGCTCGCGTTGAGCGGTGAGGTGCACGTCGTCGGCGAAGCGGATGACGGTACGCAGGCACTGGAACTGATCAAGGAGCACCGGCCCGACGTCGCGTTGCTCGACTTCAGGATGCCTGGCATGGACGGCGCGCAAGTGGCCGCGGCGGTGCGCGGCAACGACTTGCCGACCCGCGTGCTGCTGTTGTCGGCTCACGACGAGTCGGCGATCGTGTATCAAGCATTGCAGCAGGGTGCCGCCGGCTTTCTGCTCAAAGACTCGACGCGCACCGAGATCGTCAAAGCCGTGCTCGATTGCGCGAGTGGACGCGACGTGGTGGCACCCTCGCTTGCCGGAGGTCTTGCCGCACAGATTCGGCAGCGCGCAGAACCGAGTGCGCCTGTCCTGTCCGCTCGAGAGCGCGAGGTGCTCAATCGGATTGCTCGCGGTCAGAGCATCCCCGCGATCGCCGCCGAGCTGTTCGTGGCGCCGTCCACGGTCAAAACGCATGTGCAGCGCCTATACGAGAAGCTCGGGGTCAGCGACCGCGCGGCCGCCGTCCACGAGGCCATGCGGCAAGGTCTGCTCAACTAGCGGCCGGCCACACTTCCGGCTCCCGAATCGGCGCCGGCGGTTCTTCGCACAACATTGCCTTCGCGTGGGCCTCTGCCTCGGCGACCAGGTGGCGAGCCCGGCGCTCCAACTCGTAGAGGTGGCCGGCGCTGATACCGGCGCCGATAAGCCGCTGCCGGGCCAGGACCAGGGGATCCACCGAGGAGACACCGTTCGCGCGTTCGGTGACCGCCTGAACCACAACGGGGCCCGCGCCGGCGCCCGCTCGTCGCACCGCTTCAGCAACCGAATCGCGAACCGCCGCAACGTCGTTGCCGTCAACACGCAGCACCGGCATCCCGTGGCTGTCGCCCGCGTGAATGTCGCGACGTGCGTTCTCGACGACGAACACCACCGGAAGCTGCCAAGACATGGCGATGTGAGCGGCCTCGGTGAAGTCCGCGGATTTCGCGTCACGAGTCTCCATGACACATATCGTGACCCTGCCGTCGTCGATCAGTTGCTTGCCGTAGGCGTGTCCCACCGCCAGCAGCGGTGACTGCCGCAAAGAGTCTGAGAGGGAAGACAAACCACGAACAGAAGCTCCGAGTTCCTCGTCGCTGTCGAAGTTGGGGCCGATCAGCGCGGCGATGGCCGGGCCGAGCGGCAACGCGCACCCGATCTGCTGGGCATGCTGCAGATGGACGATGCCGGTGGTCATCAGGTCGCCCGGACGAAGCGCCGCGGCGGTACCGATAGCCACTGCCTCCTGGCCGAACGCGGCCCGTACCGGCTGGTTGAGCAGACCGTCGATGCGCAACTCCTCCACTGCCATGTCGAGCAGGCGCAAGACCCACATTTGCCGGTACAACTCCAGCTCGTCGCGCAACCGCGCCGCAGACAGTTCAGGTGTGCGAGTCATGTTCCGGTCTCTCCTAACTCGTCGTGGATACAAGAGCTAAGTTAGGCCGGTTCAGCTGGGCAAACCTCCGCCGATCGGGCTGCAATCCGGATGAATGCCCGTTCCCCCGATTGGGGGACAAGCGACGATCAATCCCGGCGCTGACCTGCGCGTAACAGCAGCCGCGCGGCCGCCGAATACGGGTCGTCCTGCCCATCGACCACCGCCCGGGCGAGCCCGTCGAGATCCGGCTGGGTCCGCAGCTGGGTCTGTGCCAGGGAAAGGATCTGCGCACGGGCGCGAGCCAGCCGACGCTCCCGGCTGTCGGTGCGGTGATGGTCGTCGATGGCGGCGACGAGGTCCGCGACGCCCTCGCCCCGAGCGGCGATCAGGCTGACGATGGGGGCCTCCGTCTCGGCCCGCAGATCCCGCACGGTCTGTTCGGCACCATCCCGGTCGGCCTTGTTGACCACCACGATGTCGGCAATTTCCAGCACGCCGGCTTTGGCGGCCTGGACCGCGTCGCCCGCCCCGGGGTTGAGGATGACGACAGTGGGGTCGGCGACGGCGGCAATCTCGATCTCGGATTGCCCCACACCCACGGTTTCCAGCAGCACCATGTCGTAACCGATAGCACCCAGCAGTCGGATGGCCGCCGGAACCGCGGCAGCCAGACCGCCGAGATGACCACGGCTGGCCACCGAGCGGATCAATACCTCAGAGTCGTTGATATGCGCGGCCATTCGAATCCGGTCACCCAGCAGGGCGCCACCACTGAACGGCGACGACGGGTCCACCGCCAGCACGGCCACCCGGCTGCCACGCTCCCGGTAGGCACCGACGAGGGCCGCGACCGTGGTCGACTTCCCCGCGCCCGGCGGGCCGGTGATACCGACAACACGAACCGTCAGCGCGGTTGCCGGGCCGATGCTGGCCAGCACCTCGTCGCGCTGCTCCCCCTCGACCAGGCTGAGCAGCCGACCCACCGCGCGTGGAGACCCGTTGCGCGCTCCGGTAATTAGGTCGGCGATGGTCATGGACACATTATGGAGCCGGGACCTCGATGACCGTCGCGGAACCCGAGCGCACGCTGACCGCCACGCGTTGCACAGGTGTTCTCCAATTCAGCCAGCACAGGCGCGGGACTGCGAGAACAACCACGCATTTACGCGAATATTTTTCGCTTAAACAGAAAACATGAGTTGCAGCGAGGGCTGTCGCCCGGGCCGGCGACTAGCATCGCGTGCGATGACTCAGTCGGAGGGGACCATCGCGGTCCCGGGCGGAAATGTGTGGTTCAAGCGCGTCGGCGGCGGCCCGGGCCTTCCCCTCCTGGCCGTGCACGGCGGGCCCGGCGTCCCGCACAACTACTTGCTTTCGCTGGAACGCCTGGCCGACGAACGTGAGGTTGTGTACTGGGATCAGCTTGGCTGTGGAAACTCCGAACGCCCGTCAGACACGAAACTATGGACGGTGCAGCGCTCGATCGCCGAAATGGATGCCGTCATCCAAGCGCTCGACCTGGACCGCTTCCATCTCTTCGGTAATTCGTGGGGCGGAATGCTGGCGCAGCAGTACATTCTCGACGTCCCGTCGACCGCGGTCAGCCTGACCATCTCGAACAGCATCGCGTCCATACCCGCGTTTTCGGGCATGGTGGCCCGGCTCAAAGGCGACTTGGACCCGGCCACTCAATCCGCCATCGACCGTCATCAAGCCGCCGGCACGACACACTCGCCCGAATACCAGGACGCCGTCCGTATCTGGAACGAGACGTATCTCTGCCGTGTTCACCCCTGGCCTGCTGAACTCCAGGACGCATTCGCGCGCATGGGAACCGAGATCTTCGAAACAATGTTCGGCCCCAGCGACTTTCACATCATCGGGACCATTCGCGACTGGGACGTGTTCGACCGGTTGACCGAGATCGCGCTGCCGACCCTCGTCGTCGCGGGCCGCCATGACGAGTGCGCCCCCGAGCACATGCGAGAGATGCACCAGCGCATCAAGGGCTCGCGCTTCGAGTTGTTCGAGTCGAGCTCGCACATGCCGTTCATTGAGGAGCCAGACCGGTTCGACGATGTGCTGCGAGATTTCTTGCGGCACCACGACGACGGCTGAACGACCCGAATCCCAGTAAGCCCGGCCTAACGCCTCCCGTCCGGCGATGCGGATGGCTGGCCGCGACACGCATGCCCGACACGCCGACCGCCCGTCGTCAGGACCGGCCGCATCGGTCGCTACGGTGCTGGCAGACGGTCGGGGTGACCGACACCACACCAGCGACACGGGTTAAAGCGTTGCTGGACCCGCCTCGTGGGGTACGGGTCACTAGACCGACAACATGACTACGGAGGGAGCTCCATCATGAGCGACCGCGACAGTGGACTCGTGGAAGGCATCAAGGGCGTCATCGAGGACGCGATCGGGAAGACCAAAGAGATCGTCGGCATCCTGATCAACAACGAAAGTCTCCGCAAGGAAGGCCGCGCTCAGCAGGACAAGGCGCAGGCACAACGCGACGTGGCCAAGAAAGAGGCACAGGCCGAGACCGCGCGTGGGGCTGAGAAGACCGCCGAGGCTCGCGAGAAGGCCGCAGCGAAGAGTTAGTCACACCCCGTCCAGGAACTGAGCCGCGAAATGCGGCTCAGTTTTTGGCGGCGTTGAACTTGGCGACGTTCGCTCGGAAGTCCTCGGTGAGGAATGACTGGCTTTCGGCCGACAAGGCGTAGTCCAGGCTGGCGAGCACCGCACGCTCCAGATGGATGTTGAGCACCCGCTTGGTGCTCTCGACGGCCTGTTGGGGCAGCTCCAAAATCTTTTTGGCGCAAGCGATTGCCTCCGCTACGGGGTCGGCTGCCACGTGATTGGCCAGTCCGAGTTCAACGGCGCGTTGGGCTTTGATCCGGGTGCCGGTCAATGCGTATTCCTTGGCCAAGAGCAGGCTGATGTGCAGCGGCCAGGTCAGCGGTCCACCATCGGCGGCGACCAATCCCACCTGCACATGTGGATCGGCGAGGTACGCGTCTTCGGCGATGTAGACAATGTCACTCAGCGCGACCAGGCTGCAACCCAGACCGACGGCCGGGCCATTCACGGCCGCTACCACCGGAATTCGGCACCGTGCCATGCCCAGTACGATCTCGCGTCCATCTCGAATGGTCTTGGCCCGCAGGTCGGCGTCGTTCGAGAGTTCTTCGAGATAACCGAAATCGCCGCCGGCCGAAAATGCCCGGCCCGCACCGGTTATCACCGCCGCACGGGCGGTGGGGTCATCCGTCAATCGCTGCCACAGCCGCGCCAGCCCGGAGTGCAGATCATCGTTGACCGAGTTCAGCGAATCCGGCCGGTTCAGGGTGATGATCCGCAGCGCACCGTCGACGCGGACATCGATTTCAGCAGGCATGTCGTACACGTCAGACTCCCAATCCCAAGATTCGTGAAGCGATGATGTTCTTCTGTATCTGTGATGTCCCGCCCATGACGCTCTGTGCGCGGCTGTACAGGTAGGCGCTGAGCAGATCTGGGTCGCGGGTCCCGGCGACCGCCAGTGCGGCGTGCCCCACGGATTGTTCGACCCAGGTCATCAGCAGCTTGTCCAGCGAACCTTCCGACCCGTGCGACACGCCATCCAGCTGCTCGGACAACCGCCGCCGCACGTGATGCGTCAGCATATCCGACTGAACCGCCGCCCACGCCAACTCTTCAGGAACCGGGCCTTCGCGATCAACCCAGTGCGCCAACAGTTGTCGGACGAGCTTGCCGTATCGCGCGGCATAGCCGAGAGTGGAAGGCTCGCGTTCGTGTCCGACGACGGTCATCGCCACCGCCCAGCCGTCGCCGGGAGCGCCGACCATCCGGTCCGCCGGCACCGTGGCGCCGTCGAAGAACACCTGGCCGAATTCGTTGCTGACCCCGTTCATCATCTGCAATGGACGTTGTTGCACGCCAGTCTGTTTCATCGCGATCACGAACGCCGACAGACCCCGGTGTCGCTTGGCGTCGGGATCGGTGCGGGCCAGCAGTAGACACCAGTCGGCCACGTCGGAGTAGCTGGTCCAGATCTTGTGCCCGTGCACGACGTAGTTATCGCCGTCCCGGGTGGCGGTGGTGGTCAGCGACGCTAGATCCGAGCCCGCGTCCGGTTCACTGAAGCCCTGGCACCAGCGCTCGGTGCCGTTGATTATGCCGGGCAGGAAGCGCTTGCGCAGTTCATCACTGCCGTGCGCGCCGATGCCGTAGACCAGGTAGCCGACGCTGGGACGGGGCGGGGCGCCGGCGCGCACCAGCTCCTCGTCGACGATGACGTCGTACACCGGCGCCAGGTCCTGCCCGCCCCAATCGCGTGGCCAGGACAGTCCGAAAAAGCCGTTCTCGTACAGGGCGCGATGCCAGTCGGCCATCCGCGCCCAATACTCGTCGCCCGAGCCGGAGAATTCCTTGGCATGCGCCGAAAGCCACGTACGCAGTCGCTCGCGGAAAGCCGCCTCGTCGGGTGAGTCACGAAAGTCCAAGATCGATCTCCTTCAGCGCGACGGGCCACAGCTCTGTCGATGTCAGGGCGCGGCGCAGGTAGACGTGTGCGATGCACTCCCAGGTGTTGCCGATCCCGCCGTGTACCTGAACCGCGGTCTCGCACACGGTTCTGGTGGCACGCGCGCAGTAGATCTTCGCGATCTGGGCAGCCCGGATGGCGCGCGCCGGCGCGAGTTCGTCGACGCCCCAGGCGGCGTGGCGCAGCACGCTCACCGAGCCTTCAATCACGGCAAGGCTTTCGGCCAACAGGTGGGCGACGGCTTGATACGAGCCGATCTGCTTACCGTACTGTTCGCGAATCTTCGCGTAGTCGCAGGCGACGGCCTGCGCACCCCGGGCGATTCCGACCAGGTCCGCGCACGTGGCAACCAACGCGAGCGCGTACCACCGGGCCGAAGTGTCGTCCGCTAGCTCGCCGAGCGTCTCTGCTGAGCCTCCCAATTCGGCTTCGGCTCTGGTCAAGTCGGCACCGTCGCGCACGGCGCCGAGGTCTGCGGCCAGCACCGTATTGGCGGACAGCGACAAAGCGCGCCGGGCACCGCGCGCGTCGATCGCGCGGTCAGCGAGCGCCACCGTGGTCGGGGTGGCCGCGCCGGCCTCGACACCGATACGGTGTGCCAGGTCATCGGCCAACACCGGGCCGAGAAACGGGGTGTCGACCAACCGGCGCCCGAATTCCTCAGCGACAATGGCGACTTCGACCCCGGAGGCTCCATCGGCGCGCAGTGACCTCCAGCCCGTCGCTGCGATCTGCTTGTCCAGCCGCGCGATTCGGCTGTCGTCGGCGAGGTCGGCTACCGTCGTCGGCCCCAGATCATCGGCCAGCTTCGCGGCGGCATCCCGTAGCTGTTGCTGTTCAGGTGTCAGACGTACATCCATAGCGCTCCTTCAGCACTCGGCGCAGCACCTTGCCCGACGGTAGGCGAGGAATATCAGGCACGAAGACGATGCGGCTCAGATGTTTGTAGGACGCCAGTTTCTCGTCCACCCGGGCGGTGAGGTCGGCGGCGACCGCCTCCGTGTCTCCGGGAGCATGAGTGGCGACCGCGGCAACGACGGCCTCGCCGTTGAGCCCGTCCGGAACCCCGAACACCGCACAGTCTTTGACGGCGGGATGACCGTGCAG
The DNA window shown above is from Mycobacterium sp. Aquia_216 and carries:
- a CDS encoding acyl-CoA dehydrogenase family protein, with amino-acid sequence MDVRLTPEQQQLRDAAAKLADDLGPTTVADLADDSRIARLDKQIAATGWRSLRADGASGVEVAIVAEEFGRRLVDTPFLGPVLADDLAHRIGVEAGAATPTTVALADRAIDARGARRALSLSANTVLAADLGAVRDGADLTRAEAELGGSAETLGELADDTSARWYALALVATCADLVGIARGAQAVACDYAKIREQYGKQIGSYQAVAHLLAESLAVIEGSVSVLRHAAWGVDELAPARAIRAAQIAKIYCARATRTVCETAVQVHGGIGNTWECIAHVYLRRALTSTELWPVALKEIDLGLS